In the genome of Arachis stenosperma cultivar V10309 chromosome 6, arast.V10309.gnm1.PFL2, whole genome shotgun sequence, the window aattagGGTTATTTTATCTTGGCTTACATTCCTTTACTGTCAGAAACACTAGTGAATAGAAAAATCTGAGCATTTCTACATAATATCTTCAGTTTATTCTAATGTCTCAATTGTCTTTTTTCTCGTGGGTCTAATTTTTTACACTATCATTGTATTTCTATTCTGCTGCTAATGGACATAAGGTTGAGTGGAGCTAGCTTTGGCAATTCATTCGTTATAGTGATGAAGACTTGGTCATAAATAATTCTTTCTTTGTGGATTTCTGTTTTAATTACTTGTGTCACTGTTATATGATCCTGATGCACTAGAGAATCCTTTTTGTATAATTGATCTCATATAGTAGGAGGATAAGGCTATAAATGTGTTTTTTTTCCAGCCATGTCATGTTAGCTATGTcagtttctttttattattattaatgatgATGAAATGTCATTGATCTTATCAATTGTTTTGATGTTAGTTGTATCATTTTGTAAATGTCTCTTTTTTCTGATGACTTTTTCAGGTTGACATATGGGAGGAGAGGAAGGTTTTTGGTTCCCGAGGTCAGGGTCTTAAGGATGAAATTATGGGTACGCGAGGTCAGGGTCTTAAGGATGAAATTATGGGTAAGAGTCCACCTCCATCCTCTACAAGCAATGGAAAGAGTTCAAATTCTATTAAGATGGTGAAGAGAGATGCCCACTCAGTGAGAATTGTAAGCAACTAGCAGCATTGTTTTCTGATGTTTCTATATTAAGTACATAAGGAAAGTGGAGAATCACACCTTAAAAGCTAGCTATTAAGGACCATTCTCCTTAAATATGTCAAGTATTTCATACTACTCGATAGTCGATTTGGGACTTTGGGCACCCTATAATACCCAAATCCCTAACAATACACTGGCCCTAAGGAACTGACATCCACACGGCTTCACTCTATTGACACTGACCCACCGGTAGCCACTCGGTTATCAGCTATCAGTATTTAGTGTTTACCTTAATCCATTCTATAGGTAGCCTTTTTGTGCGTCCGACATCCTTTCTCTGATAACATTGTTAAGTACCTAAGGAAAGTGGGGAACTGCATCTTAAAAGCTAGCTATTAAGGGGAAAGAACTACTCTCCTTAAATACAACATCAAGTATTTCATACTACTCAATGTGGAACTTTGGGCTGCCTATAATACCCAAGTCCTTAACTATCTATTGCCAAGTAGATGTTTTTTGATATGTCTGATCCTGAGGTGTCTCATTTCTCTGTCATTATCATTGCAGAAACTGGCTATTGGGTGTTTGCCTGAAAAAATACTGACAGCTTATCAGGCTGTTCTCGATGAAAATACCAGTGAGGAAGCTGCCTTAAACAAGTGTGATGCTGCTGTACGAGATATGGGTAAACTTGTTGAAGATGTTGAGAATACATTGGCTCAAGGTAAGAACGATTGCTTGAAAACTTCAAAAAATTATGCCTGTTTCTCTCCCTTCGAATTCCTTTGCCCTAGACGGCCTAAACATTTTATGCCCCTTTCTCTATATTGACTGAAGCTAACATTTGCATCCTGAataacaaatatttaaatttgttaGCATCCATTATATGATGAtaaatctttttgtttttgccttttctttcctttttctttttctaattttttatatatatatatatatatatatatatatatatatatatttctgtctgttttttttgttgtattttattttatttttcttggtCCAACTTCTGTAGTGCCATTTGTTGATTGTTTtaattttgggatttggatggatGGGTATCATAACTGAAATACATATTTTGAAACAAAACGGCAAATTGATGACAATTACAGGCTTGGTGGTGAGTCTTGTTGCTTTCTTCTTTAGGCTGCAAAAACACAAACTTTGCTTTGACATTTCTTATATATCACCTTGCTGTGAGATGCTGATAATTCTCTCTTATGTGCTCGATCCATGTTGTAGTTCTACACTGCCTTGAGATGAAGACCTATTAACCTTTATAAGAGCTTGGGCATTTCTAGCCTCATGAGCTAGCTTTTACCGTTGTTAAAATTATGAAGATACTTGTTTCAACTTTATCTTCTGATATCAATTAAGGATTTGTGAATATCTGCAAATATATTTCTTTTGTTCTATCACTCTTTGGTATACCAACATTACCTTTTTTGAAGATAAAACCATACGTCACCTCTCTAGTTGACCCTAATGGTAATATTGATCACCTTAAAGCTGGATTCGTTACAAAGGGTTAGCTTCAGACATATATGCACTTGATCACCTTAAAGTTGTTTTTGTTTACATTTTTCTTTCCATGGAAGCTATAAGTCACTAGCCGCTATATCCAGGGAATCAATGGCAACTGGTTAATCCCATCAATGCTGATGCTATATTTGTGTAACCCGAACAGTTACTGGATTTGTATAATGGGCTAGTGGGATTGGAAAATCTACCAGTGACTCGAATAGTATAGGATGATtctttataatggtgtagatgGATTAGCCAGAACTTTTTAAGGGACCCAAACCTAACTGAGCCATGTGGATTTAACTGgttctaattttattttgtccTAAAACTGACCTATGTGCACCCCTTGCTATATCATTTGGATATTTACGTTGCCTTTCTTCATTGATCATGATGAGGAAATATACATGGAATAACCACTTGGGTTTATTTCTCAGGGAGAGTTAGGGTTGGTGTGAAAATTGGGAGATTCACTTTTTGCAGGCTGATATACTTCCCAGGTGGCCAAGAGCATGGTTTGGAAAATTTCGTACTATTATCCAAGTTTCTGacatgaaaaaaaaagtggtgATGATCACTGAGTGCTTATCAACATTACAGGAATGACTTGATTGAAGAAGCATTTTTTAGCACTTTCACACTAAGGATTTAGAGACATGAATAATAGACTGCAAACATAGCGATAGTCCTGGATTCTAACAGCAAATTATTGCCAGATCAAGCAGGGTCTTATGCTAGATAGATTTCAAAGAATAGTGGGGAGGTTAAATTATCTCACTATTGTTAGACTTGATATTTCATATTTCGTTAGTGTGTGTAATCCGTTTATGCAGTTCCCCATGTCTGATTATTGGGATCTTGTTATGCGGATTTTGATTATATCAAGAAGGCACGTGGTTGATGTATATTGTGCAGAGTCCATTTATTTAGTCCCGAAGTTGTTAGTTATCATTCTGTATATGGGGATGGTACACTATTGAGGTGGTCTACATCTGAGAATTGTCTCTCTATTGGTGGTAACCTTGTGTCTAGGAAGAGCTAGAATCAAGACATCGATCAAGTGGGGATTGAGCATCAATCCATGGCTTAAACTACTTAGAAGCTAATATGGATCAAACAATTGCCTCCAGAGTTAAAATTTGGGTCGGTTGCTTAAATGAAGTTGTTTCGTGTGAATAAAGCAGCATGGCATATTGCTTCCAATTCAATATCTAATTGAAGAACTGAACACAGCGGCTGATTGGCCCTTTATCAGGGATAAGGTGGTATCCAAGGAGATTGTCACCGTGGTTCCCATGATCAATTGGCAGTGGGCCTCAGAATGATTGCATTTATTACAAGCTTGGTGTGTATGAACTATATGCTCTAGCTCGAGGGTTTATGTTGAGATTATGATGAGATTTGTTGAGAAgactttatattttggtatcaATTAGggatatttaaatatttgtaaATTTCAATCATGATTATGTGTAATGTTTCGGTGCTTAATGCATATAAATTCAGTACTAAGGAGTATTTTCCTCAAACAATACACCTAAACAATCATCTCAAGTGGGGTTGAAGTTTGACccattcaatttttattttattttattttatttttttttttcagtataGGCCCATTCAATTTAAATATGGTATTTGTATGTATCATATGGTTTTTGATGGGCCATCTGCAAATGTTCAGTTTTGGAAACTTCATGTTCTAGATCTCTAGTCTTGGGCAATAGGAAACTGGAGTCCCACATCACCCGGAGATAAGGCCTAGATAGATAGTCTTtaactatgagtttgtgtaacCAAACAGTTATTCAAGTGTTTTTTTCCCCCCAATTTATTTGGCTAACAGTCACAAGTATTTCCCTTCTCAGCATTTCTATCCAAAATCGCAATATTTATTGTCGTAATATACTTCCATGTTTTGTTAGGTCATTTGAAGAAATGTGCATGGCTTCTCTTCAAACAATAGAACTTTTATCTAATTCTATTCCAAGAGACAAGTATTTAATAGTTGTTGGATATTTCATCAGGGAACCAACTGGGATCCACTTTGATGAATGACTTGCAAGAGCAGGAAAAGGAGCTTAAACAATATATGGAGCAGCTTGAAAATGCTGAGGCTGCGAGGATTTCTTTGCTTTCTCAGCTTAAAGATGCACTGCTGGAACAAGTATAGTAGTTTCTACAAATATGATTGAATTAAAATACCGAAAACTAGTAACTGCTTACTAATATAAAGCTTTTCAGGAATCAAGGCAAGACATTGTTCGCAGCCAGTTGCTGGTAAGAACTTGTCTTTTGTTACTGACTTTATCCTCTATGTCTGTCAGTGTCATACTGTTTTGGGCTTTTCATGTATTActactactattattattattattgttattgttattgttatcgATGGTTTAACCATCTTGTCTAAAGCTTAAGCTCTCTTGTGTGGAGGGGCATGATTGGTTTGTATATCAAATTTTCCCCCTTGTGCAAGAAGAGTGTATAGTGGATTTGAAGTATGAATAATGCACACCTATCTTTGGACATAAGGCTACGTTTGTTTATAGAGACAGGACACTGAGACATAAAATCATGTTTGACAGAGGAGACATGGAAAGAGACAGTGTGTCCAGagacactgaattagtgtattttgtgtccatcctAACAGGAAGGACACGGGGACACTAACAAGGAATACAActtatttttcattctttttttcattatttttgtcaatttttcataattatatttttttattattatatttttcatctcaaattttttgaatgaaaaaaaatgagaataaattagattttcataatttgttctagtttattaCCAAACAGAATACAAGAATACAATTTTATGTCTCTGCCAATCAGTGTCTTGTCCTGTCCTGTTCTCAGAAACAAACGTAGCCTAAGTGTACACAATGCATATTACCAACTTTAATTTGTGCTTATGCTTCACATTTACTTAAGAATATTGAACAAAGATTGATTATTTGACCCCTTAATCATTGAGATTTTGAAAACTCATGCATAGCTGCTCTTTAAAAGGTTAAATTATTAAGTAGAGGAATATGAATGAATGGTTTTTATCTGGTAACTTCATTCAACTTTCCCTTGAGCATGAATGTACTATATGGTAATTCTCATGAATTTTGAAGATACGTTTGTCAtgtggattttttttattttcttttgttttgaaaCCAGATTATTTGGTCATTTCCATTGTTGTTGGATTAAATCTCCCATAAAACATGGTTTTGTAAATAGTCAAAGGACAGAAATACAAAGGGCACCAGGCTTTTTCATTTTGGTTTGAATAAATATAGAATTTTGTTTACATGACTTCTGGATAAAAGAATGGCAAATGAATGCATGAAACACGGGGAGGGTAGATATGTGTAGTCTTGCCCCTGCATGTGGAGAGTATATTTCCAAAATTAATCTTTtcccaaaattaatttttttccaaaattaatcataaaagaATTAGGTAGTTCTTTAATATCTCATAAGCAACATTTCAATTTCTTCATGCTGAAATGAATAGAGGGATCTCCGGATTAATGAACGATCATATATGCCTAGTTTTACGTTAGCAGCATATTCATTCCATGTTTTCAACATTTTATATAGCAAATTGATGGTTTTATTATTGTGAAGGTCGCCCGGGGACAAATTGAGAAAGCAGCTGGTATTCGGAAGCGGCTTAACCAAACTGCAGAAGCCACTCTACCACCAGTGCAATTAAACACCACCTCCACTTCTCAGCCTACCTATGCCCAACAATCTATGTCATTTGCTTCATTCCAAACTACTGAAGATGATAACAAGAAGGCTGCAGCTGCTGCTGTTGCTGCTAAGCTTGCTGCATCTACATCCTCTGCTCAAATGCTTACCTCTGTTCTCTCTTCTCTTGTAGCTGAAGAAGCTGCCTCCATGAATGGTGGCTTAAGTTCTACTGGATTTGCATCAGGATTATTCAACCCTGAGAAAAGACCTAAACTTGAGAAACCTATGTCTGTTACTGATGTTAACTCTTCTGACATTGCGAGCTCTTCCTTTTTCTCCGCTCTACAACAGCCATCAGCCATAAACATGTCATCGGTCGGCTTGCAAACCATGTCTCAAGCCAATCAACTACAACCGACATTTGCTTCAGCACCCACACCCCCGCCTCATTCTCCTGCAAATCCACCATCAAATCAATATGTCCAATCAACAGGTTTGATGGTTGGGGGAGCAGTACCTTATGTTTATGGATCAGTTAACCTACCGCCTCCACCTCCTTTGCCTCCGCATGTGGCTATGGGGTTGTCAGTGCCCAGCTCTCAACCCCCACAGCAGCAACCACAGTCATCACCAGGAGGATTTTACAGGCCATCTAGCATAGGATTTTATGGGCAAAGCCACCCATCAACGCCACCACCAGTACCTAGGCAGTGAGCATTATCTGAACACACCACCAGCCGACACTGCGGCAAAAAATTGTTTCTAGTTCCTCTGGGAAATCTATGTAGGCTGAGGATTTTCCAGAATCTGTGTAATAATGTATATTATTAGAA includes:
- the LOC130935115 gene encoding uncharacterized protein LOC130935115, with translation MRSPTLSSDNFFFLILTLTIFCQQQNHFNTASTQNDGNSSLRSGSGGGDLRRSFCFSHSSPWHVKLVKMSTDDFDGQILAEKLLKLNNSQQSIETLSRWCISHRKKAREIVETWDKLFNGSQKEQRVSFLYLANDILQNSRRKGSEFVNEFWKVLPGALRSVYESGDEQGRKAVTRLVDIWEERKVFGSRGQGLKDEIMGTRGQGLKDEIMGKSPPPSSTSNGKSSNSIKMVKRDAHSVRIKLAIGCLPEKILTAYQAVLDENTSEEAALNKCDAAVRDMGKLVEDVENTLAQGNQLGSTLMNDLQEQEKELKQYMEQLENAEAARISLLSQLKDALLEQESRQDIVRSQLLVARGQIEKAAGIRKRLNQTAEATLPPVQLNTTSTSQPTYAQQSMSFASFQTTEDDNKKAAAAAVAAKLAASTSSAQMLTSVLSSLVAEEAASMNGGLSSTGFASGLFNPEKRPKLEKPMSVTDVNSSDIASSSFFSALQQPSAINMSSVGLQTMSQANQLQPTFASAPTPPPHSPANPPSNQYVQSTGLMVGGAVPYVYGSVNLPPPPPLPPHVAMGLSVPSSQPPQQQPQSSPGGFYRPSSIGFYGQSHPSTPPPVPRQ